One genomic segment of Musa acuminata AAA Group cultivar baxijiao chromosome BXJ3-3, Cavendish_Baxijiao_AAA, whole genome shotgun sequence includes these proteins:
- the LOC135633402 gene encoding oryzain alpha chain-like, with protein MASTACLAALLLVLFGLASAASDMSIISYDEEHGVKGLERSKEEMRRMYEGWLIKHGRTYNALGEMERRFEIFKDNLRFIDAHNAEADAGLHRYRLGLNRFADLTNEEYRTGFLGTRPRGAARRNRVPSDRYRLGDGEELPESVDWRAKGAVAAVKDQGYCGSCWAFSTVGAVEGINQIVTGELITLSEQELVDCDNSYNMGCNGGLMDYAFEFIINNGGIDTEDDYPYKARNGMCDQNKKNAKVVSIDGYEDVPQNDEKALQKAVVNQPVSVAIEAGGRAFQLYQSGIFTGRCGTRLDHGVVVVGYGSDNGKDYWIVRNSWGGDWGEAGYIRMERNIKASTGKCGVAMEPSYPIKKGKNPPHPGPSPPSPVSPPTVCDEYYSCPPATTCCCLYEYGSYCFAWGCCPLEAAICCDDHFSCCPHDYPACNVGAGTCQISKDNPLGVKALVRTPAKPLWAFSEKNNVTLTLRL; from the exons ATGGCTTCGACAGCCTGCCTCGCCGCCCTCCTTCTCGTCCTCTTCGGGCTCGCGTCCGCTGCGTCGGACATGTCCATCATCTCCTACGACGAGGAGCACGGCGTCAAGGGTCTAGAGCGCAGCAAGGAGGAGATGCGGCGGATGTACGAGGGCTGGCTGATCAAGCACGGCCGGACGTACAACGCGCTTGGCGAGATGGAGAGGCGGTTCGAGATCTTCAAGGACAACCTCCGCTTCATCGACGCCCACAACGCCGAAGCCGACGCCGGCCTGCACCGGTACCGCCTCGGCCTCAACCGCTTCGCCGACCTCACCAACGAGGAGTACCGGACCGGTTTCCTCGGTACCAGACCCCGCGGCGCCGCCCGCAGAAACCGCGTGCCAAGCGACCGGTACCGTCTCGGCGACGGTGAGGAGCTGCCAGAATCCGTTGACTGGAGAGCGAAGGGCGCCGTCGCCGCCGTCAAGGACCAAGGCTACTGCG GGAGTTGCTGGGCGTTCTCGACAGTTGGTGCAGTGGAAGGGATCAATCAGATCGTGACAGGGGAGCTGATAACACTGTCAGAGCAGGAGCTGGTGGATTGTGACAACTCCTACAATATGGGCTGCAACGGTGGCCTCATGGACTATGCCTTTGAGTTCATCATCAACAATGGCGGCATCGACACTGAAGACGACTACCCCTACAAGGCCCGTAACGGCATGTGTGACCAAAACAAG AAGAATGCCAAGGTCGTCTCCATCGATGGGTATGAAGATGTCCCACAGAACGATGAGAAGGCCCTGCAGAAGGCTGTTGTGAACCAGCCTGTTAGTGTTGCTATTGAAGCGGGTGGCAGGGCATTCCAACTCTACCAATCG GGTATATTTACTGGAAGATGCGGGACTAGGCTGGACCATGGTGTTGTAGTTGTAGGCTATGGCAGCGATAATGGCAAGGACTACTGGATTGTGAGGAACTCATGGGGAGGAGACTGGGGAGAGGCTGGCTACATCAGGATGGAGCGTAACATAAAGGCATCCACTGGCAAATGCGGTGTCGCTATGGAACCATCTTACCCGATAAAGAAGGGCAAGAACCCACCCCACCCTGGTCCATCCCCTCCCTCTCCGGTGAGCCCACCAACTGTCTGTGACGAGTACTACTCCTGCCCACCAGCCACCACCTGCTGTTGTCTCTATGAGTATGGCAGCTACTGCTTTGCGTGGGGGTGCTGCCCTCTGGAGGCGGCGATCTGCTGCGATGATCACTTCAGCTGCTGCCCTCATGACTACCCTGCTTGCAATGTTGGAGCTGGAACCTGTCAAATA AGCAAAGACAATCCACTAGGAGTGAAGGCTCTTGTGCGCACACCTGCGAAACCCCTCTGGGCTTTCTCGGAGAAGAATAATGTTACACTAACATTACGACTTTGA
- the LOC135632853 gene encoding very-long-chain aldehyde decarbonylase GL1-2-like, which translates to MAAPLSSWPWASLGIYKYVLCGPLVAMAAREWRDGRAGGWWLHLLLLFVLRSLTYQLWYSFANMLFLTRTRRVIKDGVEFKQIDSEWDWDNFLILQALLGSVVLCRAPSLEELPLLRLKGCVIALVLHVGVSEPLFYMAHRCFHGGYLFTHYHSIHHSSPVPQPITAGFGTLLENLVLSAAMAAPLLGPFATGHGSASLAYGYVLVFDFLRCMGYSNVEVLPSRLFEALPALRYLLYSPTYLSLHHKEKNCNFCLFMPLFDILGKTANNKSWDLQKEISSGKKIRAPDFVFLAHVIDVFSSMHVPFVFRSLSSMPFINYIFLPVFWPIAFLFMLFLWAFSKTFLLSFYTLRGHLHQTWIVPRYGFQYFLPFAREGINDQIELAILRADKLGVKVLSLAALNKNESLNGGGTLFISKHPDLRVRVVHGNTLTAAIILNEIPMDVKEVFLTGATSKLGRAIALYLCRKNIRVLMLTLSTERFVKIQKEVPADYQHYLVQVTKYQAAQNCKTWIIGKWLLLREQRWAPPGTHFHQFVVPPVIGFRRDCTYGNLAAMRLPKDVQGLGSCEYTMERGIVHACHAGGIVHCLEGWTHHEVGAIDVDRIDVVWNAALKHGLQPV; encoded by the exons ATGGCTGCTCCTTTGTCTTCCTGGCCCTGGGCGAGCTTGGGAATCTACAAG TATGTGTTATGTGGACCTCTTGTCGCCATGGCTGCCCGAGAATGGAGGGATGGGAGAGCAGGCGGGTGGTGGCTGCATCTTCTGCTACTCTTCGTCCTCAGAAGCCTCACGTACCAGCTATGGTACTCCTTCGCCAACATGCTCTTCCTCACCCGGACGCGTCGGGTGATCAAAGACGGCGTCGAGTTCAAGCAGATCGACAGTGAGTGGGACTG GGATAActtcctcatcctccaagctctcCTCGGATCCGTCGTCTTGTGTCGTGCTCCATCCTTGGAAGAGCTCCCTCTTCTGCGGCTCAAGGGGTGCGTCATCGCGCTGGTCCTCCATGTGGGGGTCTCCGAGCCTTTGTTCTACATGGCGCACAGGTGCTTCCACGGAGGCTACCTCTTCACCCACTACCACTCCATCCACCACTCCTCGCCGGTGCCACAGCCCATTACAG CCGGGTTTGGCACGCTATTGGAGAACCTCGTCCTGAGTGCGGCGATGGCGGCGCCGCTGCTTGGGCCGTTCGCCACGGGGCATGGCTCCGCGAGCTTGGCGTATGGCTACGTCCTCGTCTTCGACTTCCTGCGGTGCATGGGATACAGCAACGTGGAGGTGTTGCCTTCCAGGCTCTTCGAGGCCCTACCCGCCCTCAGATACCTTCTCTACTCCCCTAC GTATCTGAGCCTCCACCACAAGGAGAAGAACTGCAACTTCTGCCTTTTCATGCCTCTGTTTGATATCCTGGGGAAGACAGCAAACAACAAGTCATGGGACTTGCAGAAGGAGATCAGCTCAG GGAAGAAGATCCGAGCACCTGACTTTGTCTTCCTCGCGCACGTCATCGATGTCTTCTCTTCCATGCACGTACCCTTCGTGTTCCGATCCCTCTCCTCGATGCCCTTCATCAACTACATCTTTTTGCCGGTGTTTTGGCCAATCGCGTTCCTGTTTATGCTCTTCCTGTGGGCGTTCTCCAAGACCTTCTTGCTCTCATTCTACACCCTAAGAGGTCATCTGCACCAGACATGGATAGTCCCCAGATACGGGTTTCAG TACTTCTTGCCATTCGCCAGAGAGGGCATCAATGATCAGATCGAGCTCGCAATACTGAGAGCTGACAAGCTGGGCGTAAAGGTCCTCAGTCTTGCAGCATTGAACAAG AACGAATCACTTAATGGTGGTGGCACGTTGTTCATTAGCAAGCATCCTGATCTGAGAGTTCGAGTTGTCCATGGCAACACCCTGACGGCAGCCATCATCCTCAACGAGATCCCCATGGATGTGAAAGAGGTGTTCTTGACAGGGGCTACATCGAAGCTGGGAAGAGCCATTGCGCTCTATCTCTGCAGGAAGAACATCCGAGTCCTG ATGCTGACTCTATCAACCGAGAGGTTTGTCAAGATCCAGAAGGAGGTCCCAGCAGACTACCAGCACTATCTGGTTCAAGTCACCAAGTATCAAGCGGCACAAAATTGCAAG ACATGGATCATTGGGAAGTGGCTGTTGCTGAGGGAGCAGCGGTGGGCACCGCCCGGCACACACTTCCACCAGTTCGTGGTGCCTCCGGTCATCGGCTTCAGGCGGGACTGCACCTATGGGAATCTGGCCGCCATGAGGCTTCCCAAGGATGTCCAGGGACTTGGATCCTGTGAG TACACTATGGAGCGGGGCATCGTGCACGCCTGCCATGCCGGAGGCATCGTCCATTGCCTGGAAGGTTGGACGCATCATGAGGTCGGAGCCATTGACGTTGACCGCATCGATGTGGTGTGGAACGCCGCATTGAAGCATGGCCTGCAACCAGTTTGA